The genomic interval AGAGCACTAGTGTTCAGTCAAAAAAATAATGACGGGAGGTGTGCCTTAGGGTTCACGGTTCACGGTAAGCGGTTTAAGGCGAGCCGTGTACCGTTTACCGTAGACCGACAACCCGTTAACCCGTCACATTTAACTTGACTGACTACTAGGCTGCCCCATTTACAATGCTCCTGCCGCTATTCAGGTGTCGCCATGACATGGGAAAACCACATCGACTTTGACCACTGCACAATCTCCCACGGGAACAACCCCAGCCCCATGACGCCGGGGCTGACCAATGCCTACGACGACGAGCTGCGCGAAAAGGCCAGCCAGCACATTCCGCCGCCGCCGCCGGAGTACATGGGCCTGGAGGGGGAGTACGACACCTATGGGCTGGTGCGCCGTCTGGCTGAGGCCCTCGATCGCGAGTCCGACCTGGCCGCCATCGACACCCTCACCCTGATTCAGCACGGCAGCACCATTCAGCTCACGGGCCAGGTGAGCGATCGCACCACCCTGGAGCGCATCATCGATGTGGCCAGCCGGGTAGACGGGGCCCGGGAGATTGACAGCAACCGCGTGGCGATCGCCGACCACCCATAGTGCAAACATAGTGCAAACTAGCCCACCGACTGCGGCTGCTCCACGGGGAGTTCTGCCGATTGCCATGCGCTCCACGATCCCGGGATATTGATCACCGAGGCAAAACCGTACTTTTGCAGCAGACTGGCCGCGATCGAAGCTCGGTAGCCGCTGCCGCAGTAGGTTGCCACCCGCTTGGTGTGGTCGAGCTGCGCCAGGTTTTCCTTCAGGTGCGGCAGGTAGAGGTGCTGAGCGTGGGGGATGGCACCGTTGAGAAATTCCTGATCGCTGCGCACGTCCAGCACCAGCAGATCCTCGCAGTCGAGCTGGGCGTGGAGTTCGGTCACGGGCATCTGGGTAATGCGCTGGAGCGGTAAACCCTGGGTCTGCCACCCGGTCATGCCGTCGTGCAAATAGCCAACCACCCGGTCGTAGCCGATGCGAAACAGCTGTTCGCTGGCTTCCCTCAGGGCCTCTGGTCCTTCAGCCACAAGCAGAATCGAGCTGTTGGGATCGACCAGCCAGCCTACCCAGGACGGAAACGACGGCCCCAGCCCAATGTTGATGGCCCCCGGAATGTGCCCACCGCCAAAGGCCAGCAGGGAGCGAGTGTCGATCACCAGGGTATTGGGCTGCTCCATGCGCCGCTGAAACGCTTCGACTGCCAGCGTCTGAGGAGCCTGAAAACAACCCTGAATAGGTGGGCCAGCGGCGTTTACTGTTTTGAGCCGGCTGTAGTGGCGGGGCGGCTCGGGCATGTCGCTGAGCAACCAGTCAACGAACTCGTCGGCGCTGCGGGGCTGCAGGGCCGGGTTGAACAGTCGCTCATTGCCCAGGGTACTCTGGGTGCGATCGCCGATCGACTTGCCGCAGGCGGACCCGGCCCCGTGGCAGGGGTAGATCTCCATGCGATCGCCCAGGGGCAGCAGTTGCTCAAACAGGGAATGGTAGAGCTGGTGTGCCAGGGAACGAGCGGTATCGGCCCCCAGCAGATCGGGGCGGCCAACATCCAGGTTAAAGAGGGTGTCGCCTGTGAACAGGGCGAAGGGCTGCTTTCCCTGGCGTGGGTCGGACAGCAGCAAACTGATGTGCTCGGGAGTATGCCCTGGGGTATGCCGCACCTCCAGGGTGATTTTGCCCAGAGTGATGGTATCCCCGCTATCCAGAGGCTGGTAGTCGAACTGGTAATCCTCGCTGCGACCCGCCGCAATGGGGATGTTCAGCCGCTCCTGTAGTTCCCTCGCGCCCGAGACAAAATCGGCGTGAATGTGGGTTTCTATGGCGTGGGAGATGCGCAGCCCCAGCTGCCGCGATCGCCGCAAATAGACCTCCACATCTCGACGGGGATCGACGATCGCAGCCACGCCGGCAGCGGCATCGCCCACGATGTAGGAAAGCTGGGCCAGCCCTGGGGTTTTAATTTGTTCAAAGACAAGGCTCATAGCGGTACTCCCCAAAGGCAACTGATCGTGACCCTAAAGGGATTTACTAGGGGCATCATCGTTCCTTTGAGGGATCTTGTGAGGGATCTTGTGAGGGATCTGGGGTGGCATTCTTGGTCTGATTATTCTGAAGGCTGTCGTGGGGCCGGGGGCATCGCGATTGCTCTACCTGAACGGCAGCTTCTGTTAAAGCCGTGATTCGTGGGGGCGAGGCTAAACGACTAAGGCTGGCCCCAAAGAAGGAGTCAGCCATCTAAATCACGCGGAGAATTCTACTCCAATGACAGATAAGGTTTCTGCTTCAAGTCCTTAGGCTGTGATCGGAATTTCACTGGAGTCCTAGTCTGTATGCCTGCCACCTTAAACGATCAAAAGCGGACGGCGATCGCCGAAAAACTGGCCGATATCAAGGCCATTCAAAGCCTGATTATTGACAATGAGGAGCAGTTCCTAAACCAGTGTAGCGACGACCATCTGCGCAAGCGGCTGGAAGATATGCTTGAAGACGACCAAAAGAATTTAGACATTGTCGAAACCGCCATTACCCAATACGGCATCCAGGCCGAACCCAAGGCTACCGTTCAAGAACTGGTGAGCCAGGCCAAAGACACTCTCTCCCGCTCTGAGCTGAGCCTGTACGAGAAAATGGCCCAGCATGAGCTGCTGAAGCACGGCCAGGTGGTGTCGGGGCTGGTGGTTCACAAGGCTGCCCAGGTGGTTGGCCAAGACGTGGAGGCCGCCCTGGCCCCCCTCAACACTGTCAACTTTGAAAACCGCGCCCACCAGGAGCAGCTCAAGGGCATGCTCGAATACCTGGGCACCCTGGAGCTGACCGGCCAGGAGCCGCAGCAGGGGCTGTGGGCTCGGGTGCAGGACGCGATCGCCGCCGCTACCGGAGTGGTGGGCAGCGCTACGACCCAGGCCTCGGACAGCGAATCCGCTGACGTGCTGGATCTGATCTTTATGGACCACCAGAAGGCCCGAACCCTGATCAGCGAAATCCGCAACGCCGACAGTTCTGAGCAGTGCAAGGCTCTGTTTGGCCAGCTGTACAAGGATCTGCTGGTGCACTCCAAAGCCGAAGAAGCGGTGGTCTACCCCGCTGTTCAGCCCTTCTACGGCAGCGACGACACCCAGGAGCTCTACGCCGAGCAGGCCGAAATGGAAAACCTGCTCAACGAACTCAAGGCTATGCCCTCCACAGGCGATCAGTTCATGGCCAAGATCAAGCAGCTAAAGGCCATGATAGGCGACCACACTCGCCAGGAGGAAAGCACCATGTTTGCATCCATGCGCAAGAACCTCTCCCGCGAAGACCGCGAGCGCATGGGGATTCGCTTCAAAGAGAGCAAGCAAAGCCTGCAAAGCCAGATGTAGGTCGATATTGGTTGAACTCGGCAGCCTACGGTTTGTTGCTGTCGATTTGCCGAGACTCCCATCAGCTAGGCGTTAGTCTTTGCCCTCGGTTTGGGGGCAGAGACTAACCACTCCCTGCACCGTCCAGGTTATTTTTTTGGATTCCTAATTCAGACAATTCATACCTTGGGGTGGAGCGCAGGAAAGGTTTCTACAGTTAAGTCTAGTAAGTACGTTCAAGTAAGTTCAAAAAGGAGCATTTTATGCAAATCCTAAAGCAAGTTTTCAATCCGAATGTCCTGCGCCAGTGGGCGATCGTGTTTCTGGCTGGCCTGGTGGTTCTGGTGACTACCGCCTGCGGTGCAGCCCAGTCTTCCACCCCCGCTAGAGATAGCGTCGGCAGCGCTGGCCCGGCCCAAAACGAGGCCATGTACCCCCACAAAGACACCGTGCGTGACACCAGTGCCGCCGATGCCAAGGCCGATCGCATGATTCGTCAGGCCGAGCAGCGCATCGAAAACAGCGACGAAAACGCCCTCAAAGAAGCGGCGAAAAACATTGGTAAAGCGACTCAGCAGGCGGCAGACAATGCGGCTGAGAACACCAAGGGAGCCGTCAACCGCGCGGCCAACTCGGTGGAGCGCAACCTGCCCAACGGCTAGGGACTCAACCGCAAATTCAGCGCATAGCATTCCAGGCAGAAGTAACCGCGTGTTGCTTCTGCCTGGACTTTGATCGGCGGCATTTCGTGTCGTCTATTCCAGGTCCGGCAGGCGCTTTCCCACTGGCGAAACGCTTTGATCCAACGTTTATCCCCCACGTTTTCACTCCACGTCAAACCCTATGATCGTCAATCTCCAAGCCGACGGTTGGGAAATTATTTACCACCGCGCCCACGCCCTTCTGGCCGCCCAAATTGCCGGCCACTGGAACTTTGGTAAACAGACCTACCGCCTCTACGAAACCATCGCCGCGATCGCCCACCACGACCACCTCGAAAAAGAGTGGGAAGGGGATCAGCTCACCGAAGCCGGTGCCCCCCTGGACTTCACCCTGGAGAAAGAACCCGCCGTTGACAAGCTTCGTCAGCACGCCGATGAAGCCCTCTACCAGGGCCGCTGGGTGGCCATGCTGATCTCAATGCACCTGTGCTTTTTGAACCAGGGCCAAGGGGAAGACGACTCGGAGATGGCCGACTTTCTAAAGGAGCAGCGTCGGCGGCAGGCCCAGTGGCAGGCGGAGCTAGAGATCAGCCCTGAGGAGGCTGAAAAGGCCTATACCTTTATGCGCTGGTGCGATCGCCTCTCGCTGATTCTCTCCCAGCGTCAAATTCCCGCCGCAGGCCGCAAGCTGGAGATCACCGCCGGTCCCGATGGACAGCCCTACAGCGTTTACCAACTCGACTGTGGCGATTTGAGCGTTACGCCGTGGCCCTTTTCCTGCGAAAAGTTCACGGTCAAAGTCGATGCCTGCTATGTATCTCAGCTCCAGTTTGGCTCCAACGATGAGCTGACTCAGGCTCTGCAAAAAGCTCCCCGCAAGTCCCTATCCTGGACCCTGAAAACCTCTGACTAACTGACCGTGTTGATGCCAATCGTGAACCTGGCCTGGGCCGGGTCCGCTGACGATCCCAGCGCCAAACGAGTCCCATTCAAACGGTTTAGCGCCAATCCTATGCCCAGGCAACGGCGATATTCTGCCTCCAGGCGGATAAGGTTGGCTCTATTTGGTAGCTACATTTACACTATGTCCACCAAGTAATCCCACTGAGCAATCTATCGAACGATTGGTACGGCTTGCATCGTTTGAATTGTCCATCGGCTGATTCCAGATCGATCAGTCCAGGCGGAAGTGGGAAGAGGTTTTTAAGGTATTGCTATGTTTGCCGCTGTCCATAATCGAGACTTGGGGAAAGGCTCCTCAAGTCCCATTTTTTCGACCTCTGAGGCTATTGATTTCAATGCCCTAGAAAGAGATTTTGTCGATCTGCTTCAGCTTGAAAACTTGGACCAACAGGTGGCCCAATCCCCCCAGCGGCTTGAGCCCTTAGAAGCCGCGATCGCCGCAGCGCTGCCCCTGGCCTACGGTGAACCCTCCGCCCCTGGCGATGACGCTGCCCACCGTTTTCTGCAGCGGGTTTTGTACCGGATTAACCGGCTCAATCTCTTCTGGTATGACGACCTCCAGCACTACAAAAACGAGCGATCGCTCTACCTGCAGTGGCTGCGCGATCGCATTGAAACCGCCTGGCAAGCCTGGGAGATGGGCCAGATGGATGTTGACCATCTGCAGCAGCAGGATGTTCAGCAAACCCTGAGGGCCTGGTACGACGCTGATGTTGCCCCCCCCGTCACCGCCAACCGCCGGTTTCTGCGCGAGGACCTCGATCGCGAGGGCTACCGGCGGCTACTGGCGATCACTTCGCTGGATGGTCTGGTAGAAGCCAGCCGCATGTCGCGGATTTTGGGCGGTGCCAGCAACGAGGTTCAGGCCATGCTGATTCGAGTGCTGATGGAAGAGTACGGCAACGGTCGTCTCTCCCGTAAACACTCCACCTTTTTCGCCAAAATGATGGCCGAAATGAACCTGGACACCACCCCAGAAGGATACTTTGATTTGGCCCCCTGGCAGCTGCTGGCCAGCATTAACCACAACTTTTTGCTGACCGAATGTAAACAGCATTTCCTGCGCTACAACGGTGGTTTAACTTACTTTGAAATTGTTGGTCCATCGATCTATACCGACTATTTGATGGCGGCGCAGCGACTGAACCTGAGCGAAGCATCGTCGGGGTATTGGGAGCTGCACATTCGAGAAGATGAGCGGCACGGCCTGTGGATGCTACAGGATGTAGCGCTGCCGCTGGCAGACCAATATCCTGACCAGGCCTGGGAACTGCTGCTGGGGTACGCCCAGGAAAAATTCATTGGCGACCGGGCTGGGCAGGCCATTATTCAGCATATTCAGCAAGCATCTACTCCCCTACCTGAGATTTACTCAGCCTAAGGTGCAGGTCTATTTCAATTAACGTACGTAGTGAACCTTTGCAATGAACAAAAGTTTGTTAGTCTCCGATGCTGTGGTTGAGGCAACATCCCCTAACCAGGTTTTCTTTTGCCCCGAAGAGTCGCAGTTTTACGCCCAGTGTCTGGAGAAGATGGTGCTAGCCCAGGGCAGCTCAGACCCCATCGTTGAATTTGGTTCAGGGGACGGTAGCCCCGTCATTCAGGCGCTGCTGCGCAGCACGTATAAAGGGGCAATTCAGGGGTACGAACTCAATGTAGCGGCCCATCAATTGGCTCAGCTAAGAATTGAGCAGTATGGGCTGACTCCCTATTACCAGGTTCACAACGACTGTTTCTTTAAAGGCTCTACCGCCGCCGCCCACTGTCTAATTGCCAATCCTCCCTACCTGCCCGCCCCCGACAATCAGCTTTACATGCCCTCTCTGCACGGCGGTGACGACGGTGCCACCATTACCAAACAGCTGCTTGCCCGGGGCTGTGAACAGGTCATGCTCATGATCTCGGCCTACTCAAACCCTGTGGATACGGTCAATCACGCGATTAAAAATGGGTATGATGTGGTGGACTTTATGGTCACCCCGCTCAAGTTTGGCTACTACAGCTGCGAACCCAAGGTGAGAGACTCAATCGCAAAACTTAAGCGCAGGCGCCAGGCCTTTTTCTCGGAGAAAATTTACTTTCTTGCTGGCGTCTTGTTTCGGCAAAAAAGTGCTGCTACGGCGTGCCTGTCAGAGGAGTTTTTGAAGGTCATGACGGCGCTGTAAGCGTCCCTCATCGAACTTTCTAAGCTAGAGAGAGAGGCTGACCATGAGCCTCCAGAGAGTCCTCCTGCTCGGGCTCAAATTGAGGAAGTAAAGATGGCGCGGGCCGGTTCAACCGAGCGGCGGCACAGGTTTGACTGAGGAAGGCCAAGACATTGCGATGCTGAGCCTTCAAGGAGGTGACCACCGTCAGCATGCGCGAGACAAACTGACTTCCTCCATGAGACTGGGAGCCAAAACTGGTGCGCCGCCAGATCACCGCTGGACGCAACGCCCGCTCAGCAGCATTGTTGGTCGGCTCCACCCCTGGGGTCTGCACAAACGTCCAAAGGGCGGGTTCTACCTGTAAGAGTTGCTGGCAGGTGCGGATGGTTTTAGCTAGCGGCGTCTTTTCGGCGATGGCGATAGGCAGGGCTGTCGCCGCAACGAGTTCAGCCTTAAAGCCAGCCCGCAAGGGTTTGACGAACTCGATAAAGTCGGAGCGTACCAAGGTGCCATCACGCACCCGGTGCCACCAGCGAAATAATCGCCGCTGCCGCCTCAGCAGCGCCCCAATCAGGGTTGTTGCTGTTGGGTGAAAGGCAGGGTTCACCCAACCTCCGAGAGCCCAAATTTTTGGGCTTGACGCTGCCCTAGATAAAACTACTTGCCGCCGTAGAAATAGGCGATCTCTTTGTCTTTGAGAGGGGCAAAGTCGGCGGCAGCCAGCATGGCGTTCAGCTCATCCTGGGAAAAATGCTTGGCCCCAATTCGCACAATCCGCGATCGCATGGAGTTGGAGACACCGCTGCGCTGCCGCCCGGCTTCTTTCGCCATTACCTGGTGGTAGAGGTCGAGCTTGGCAGGGGGAATGGGGGTGCCGTCGAGATCGATGCCGGCTGCGATCGCGGCATCAACGGCATCGGCCCCGGTGGTGGGAGTCTGAGACATGGCGGTTTCTGCTAGGTGAATCGTCTCAAGATCCTACCAGACCGCGATCCCCGTCGTCAGGACGGAACCGCCGCAACCGGCTGATGGCCCTCAATTTCTTTGACCACGCGGGTTTTGCTGGCCCGCAGGTGCTGGGTGATGGCGCTGACGGCCACCTCCGAGTTGCGGCTGAGGATGGCCTCGTAGATCTGGCGGTGCTCCAGGCGAATATCGAGCACGTTGGGGTTTTGCTGGAGGGTCTGGATCCGCAGCAGGGCCATGGCGTCAAACAGTGAATCGAGCAGCGACACCAGCCGCCGATTGCCCGAGCTTTCGGCAATCAGGTGGTGAAACTGGTAGTCCACGTTGAGCAGCCCTTCGGGGGAGAGGCTGCCGTGGCTGTTGGCGGTGGCCCCCTCGGCCTGGGCCACGCAGAGGGCAATTGCCTCCAGCTGCTCCGCTGTGGCGTGGGTACAGGCCCCGGCCACCGCCAGGGCCTCCAGGGCCAGCCGACAGTCGTAGAGTTCTTCGGCATCGGCGGCAGTAATGGTGGTCCCCCGCAGCCCGCCGCTGACATCGGCGGTAACCAGCCCGTCCTGCTGGAGCTGGCGCAGCGCCTCGCGCAGGGGGGTGCGGCTCACCTGCAGCCACTCGGCCAACTGGGTTTCAACCAGGCGATCGCCTGGGGAGAGGTCGCCGGTCAAAATCGCCGAACGCAGCGCGTGGTACACCTGCTCGTAGAGCGACTTGCTGCGGTTGATGATCGGTGAAGAGGATAGAATCACAGGGCCTCGGAACTCGGATTCCAGCTATCTCGATCTCGTCGCTCATCGCTTCACCTTACCGGGACTCCTAGCCCAAAATCCCTAAGCCTTCGTTAAATTCCTGGGACGGTTACACGGCGCTTTAGTGCTAAACATACTGCATTTATTATCATAGGGGGTGACACTCGAAGGGTGTCACCCCCTGCACTGCCTGTAAACTTTACATCCGTTCATCGCCCCCTAAATTCTCCAATTCTGGGGGACTTTGAGGTTTCGACTCCCCCCAGAATTGGGGGACTGGGGGGCATATCGTACCTGCATTCAGCAACGCCGGGCTACCTCTTGACTTTGAGATTGACAAGAAATTGGCTACGGCAATGACAGCCCTGAGCCGGCATCCCGTAGCCAAAAGTGAGTGAAGAAAAGATTGTCTGTAAACGGTAGTCCGTTTAGTTTGTGCCTTCGGTTTGAGGTTCTCCTGTCGGATCCCCTTCCATCGGTGTACCTGCTGGTTGATCTTCCTGAACGGGTTCAGTGACGCCAGGGTCCTGGGGGCCGTCGCAAGCAACGGTCAGGGCGGAGAGACCTAAAATGAGAGGCAATGCCATCCAGCCAGATACTTTCATGAAAATTTTCCTCAAAGGTGGATAAATGTGAGCTTATAATTCTGCCTGGCGGGGTGTCTCTATCAGAAGATATATTTTGGCAGAGGGTCTTAAATGCAAATTTTTGGTTGAGGAACGCAAAGCTGGGCCAGGATCATTTTTGGCTCAGCCATATAATTTTACTCAGGCCCATAGACGAACAATGTGCAAGCAAAAAGCGGCCTGAGTGGGGTACAACGGCTTAGTTTAATTGGTAGTCTGGATCGACCCAACACCGGGGTAGTGCTTCACCAGATGGGAACTGGAGTGCCGATTTTTGAAAGGCTCGCGTAGGTTGTTCTTCCTGGCCTGACTGTTGGTGACCCTGGACCTCATCGCGGAGAGGATCAAACAGTTCATTGACATCAACGATTTTGATTAGAGTCTGATCCTGGGCGTTTTTAACAAACATAATTGGCGCTAAGTAAAAATAGTGTTTCTCTAGTGAGAGCACACCTGTACAAGGTACACAGTACCTGCTAAAAACAGCATTTGCTTCTGCCTAAATAGATAAATAGGCGATCGCAGTCTGAACCTCAGCCCACAGGATACTGGAGCCAACGTCAGTGCCATTTGCAGCTTTTAAAATTTGGAACTGACAAGCGATCGTAAAAGTGGGGCCGAGTTCCTTTATAAAAATAAATATTTTTTCTACCTCCAGGTAGATCTCGCCATCTATAAAAAGGCGGACCATCAGTTGTAGCGATAGGGATAGCACGGGGGTAATGGCAACGGTTCCTGCGGGTCAAATTTTCTGCCCACGGGGAGAAAAGCCTGAACTCAGCTGTTCTTTTTACGCTTTAATTGCTCTTCGGGTCGGCGTTGGCTGGGATGGGCTTCATCGGTCAGGTCGCTGGGGGTAGGTGGTGACCTGAGCTTGTACTAAACGCGGGTCTAAGCCTTTGGTCGGATCTGGCTATGGGTGGCCTACTCCAGTTCTCCTGTGCAGCGGTTCGACAGCAAGGCCTGCTGCAGGGGCAGCACCTGGGTCAACAACTCGGTGTGGACTAAGTCGTTAAGGAAGGAAGGAATGACTCCTCAAGGAGTGACCCACGGAACCCCGGATGTCTTGATGGGGCAGGGCCCTACAGCAACGCGGCTGCGATCGCACGACTGGTCAGCCACCGACCTGGGACCGCTAGCCCAATGGCCTGCGGCCCTGCAAACCACCCTGGGCATTGTGCTGAGCGCAGGTACCCCCATGGCCTGCGTCTGGGGCCGCGATCGCCGGGTGTTTTTCAACGATGCCTGGGCGGCGCTGCTGCCAGGGGCGGAGCTGGGGCAGCCCCTGGCAGCCGTTGAGGACTGGAACGCAATGGCTGTGACCATCGAGCAGGTATTGGCCACCGGGCGATCGCAGGTGGTAGATGCCCCGTCTACCCCGCTCACCCGCCCCCACCGCTGGGCCTGCAGCACCCTCGGCTCTGGTTCAGGGGAGGGAGTTTTTATTGTCGGGCTGCCCTGGGGAGAGGGCAACCCGCCGCAGGCGAACGGGCAAATGCCCGGTTGCCAAAACCAGGATCTGGCTGCGATGGCCGCTGGTCTGCGGGAGAGCGAAGAGCGATTTAGCCACCTGGCCGACAACATCACTCAGCTGGCCTGGATGGCGGACGCCCAGGGATCGATTTTTTGGTACAACCAGCGCTGGTTTGACTTTACGGGCACCACCCTAGAGGAGGTGCGCGGCTGGGGCTGGCAACGGGTGCATCACTCCGATCACGTCGATCGGGTGACTGAGAAATTGAGTGCCTGTTTTCAAACTGGTGAGGTGTGGGAAGACACCTTTCCGCTGCGGGGAAAAGACGGACAGTACCGCTGGTTTCTTTCCCGGGCCATTCCGGTGCGCGACGATCAGGGGCAGGTGTTGCGGTGGGTGGGTACCAACACCGACATCACCGAGCTGAGACAGACCGAAAAAGCCCTGGAGCAGGTCACCCATCGTCTGGATATTGCCCTCAAAAGTGCCCCCATTACCCTGTTTACCCAGGACCACCACCTGCGCTATACCTGGGTGCACAACCCCACCCACAGCTACACCGTAGACCAGATGATTGGGCTTCAGGATGGGGATCTGGTGTCTAAGGATGCGGCGGATCGGCTCCGACAACTGAAGCAGTCGGTGCTCGATACAGGGGCGGGCCTGCGGGCGGAGGTGGACGTCGATGGCAATGTGTTTGATCTCACCGTCGATCCGATTCGCGATCGCGGCAGTGCCATCGTTGGGGTAACGGGCGCAGCGGTGGACATCAGCGAGCGAGCCCGACTGGTGACCCAGCACCAGCGGGCGGAGGCCACCCTGCGCAAAAGCGAGGAGCAGCTGCGCCTGGCCCAGCGCGCCGCTGGGGTGGGGCTCTGGGACTGGGATATGGCCACCGACGAGGTGACCTGGTCGCCGGAGTACTATCGCCTCTACGGCCTTGACCCGGACGTGACCCCCTCCTACACCAACTGGTTGGCCACAGTTTTGCCGACCGATCGCGATCGCGTCGAGCGAGAAACCCAGGCGGCGATCGCCGAGCGCAAAAACCTCAAGGTGCACTTTCGCATTGAGCACCCCGACGACGGCCAGCGCTGGATTATGGTGCGGGGGCAGACGTTCTATGACGCGGCAAACCACCCCTGTCGCATGACCGGCATTGCCATCAACATTACGGAGCAAAAGCGCTTTGAGCAGGCGTTGATCGAGAGCGAGGCGATCGCCCGCACCCGGGCCGAGGAACTGGCCACCCTGATGGAAACAGCCCCCGCCGCGATCTGGATTGCCCACGATGCCCAGTGCCACCGCATGACGGCCAACCGAATGGCCTACGAGCTGATGCAGCTCGAACCAGGGTCGCCGGTCATGGCCAATCCAGCCGAGGGGGAAGAGGGCGTGCCCTTCAGGCAGTACAGACAGGGGCAGGAAATTTTGCCCCAGGACCTGCCCATGCAAAAGGCCATTCGCACCGGGCAGGAGGTGACCGATCAAATTGAGTTCGTCTTCCCCGACGGGACGGTGCGGTCGATCTACGGCAAGGTCCTGCCCCTGTTTGGGCCGGGCGGGGTGGTGCGCGGCGCGATCGGCGGGTTTACCGAAATTACCGCCCTCAAGCAGGGCGAGCAGGAGCGGGAGCAGTTGCTCCAGCGCGAGCGGGTGGCCCGCGAGGAGGCCGAGCAGGCCAACCGCCTGAAGGATCAGTTTTTGGCGGTGCTCTCCCACGAGCTCAGGTC from Leptolyngbya sp. KIOST-1 carries:
- a CDS encoding PAS domain-containing protein; its protein translation is MTPQGVTHGTPDVLMGQGPTATRLRSHDWSATDLGPLAQWPAALQTTLGIVLSAGTPMACVWGRDRRVFFNDAWAALLPGAELGQPLAAVEDWNAMAVTIEQVLATGRSQVVDAPSTPLTRPHRWACSTLGSGSGEGVFIVGLPWGEGNPPQANGQMPGCQNQDLAAMAAGLRESEERFSHLADNITQLAWMADAQGSIFWYNQRWFDFTGTTLEEVRGWGWQRVHHSDHVDRVTEKLSACFQTGEVWEDTFPLRGKDGQYRWFLSRAIPVRDDQGQVLRWVGTNTDITELRQTEKALEQVTHRLDIALKSAPITLFTQDHHLRYTWVHNPTHSYTVDQMIGLQDGDLVSKDAADRLRQLKQSVLDTGAGLRAEVDVDGNVFDLTVDPIRDRGSAIVGVTGAAVDISERARLVTQHQRAEATLRKSEEQLRLAQRAAGVGLWDWDMATDEVTWSPEYYRLYGLDPDVTPSYTNWLATVLPTDRDRVERETQAAIAERKNLKVHFRIEHPDDGQRWIMVRGQTFYDAANHPCRMTGIAINITEQKRFEQALIESEAIARTRAEELATLMETAPAAIWIAHDAQCHRMTANRMAYELMQLEPGSPVMANPAEGEEGVPFRQYRQGQEILPQDLPMQKAIRTGQEVTDQIEFVFPDGTVRSIYGKVLPLFGPGGVVRGAIGGFTEITALKQGEQEREQLLQRERVAREEAEQANRLKDQFLAVLSHELRSPLNPILGWSKLLQTRSFDPDKTQKALATIERNAQLQAQLVDDLLDLARILRGKLHLTPMPVHLAGVVESALETVKAAAATKTIALQLDLDRTVRVAGDAARLQQIVGNLLSNAVKFTPGGGQVTVILRSRQDQAEVSVEDTGMGISPDFLPHLFESFRQEDISITRQHGGLGLGLAIVRQLVEIHGGTIVARSPGEGQGATFTVRLPQLAAEAADDSAASLPQPTLDLSGIRVLSVDDSADTREFLTVLLGQYGAEVVTVGSASEALTRLKTWLPHVLISDIGMPDIDGYSLIQQIRALPPDRGGRLPAIALTAYARYEDQQQSLASGYQRHLSKPLDPEKLVQAVIALTQGSP